The genomic stretch AAACGATAGATACGCTGTTGTAAATGAATTTGTCTTTTGTCTTGTCAGTAGCAGAAGCTTCGTCACCATAAGAAAGACCCCAGTCAGTTCTGTCGATGTTGAATCCTGCCTTCACAGCTGCAGTTCCGTTAGTAACACTTACTGCTGCTGGGAATTTGATGTTTTTAGTGGTACCTCTCATAGTAAGGTTGCCGCTGATCCAATGTGTAGGAGCATCAGGTGCCAATTCAGAATCAGAAGAAGGAGTATACTCAGTTTCAAATTCATCCTTGTCAGTAACAGAATCGCTTGAAGAAAACGGCTCTACCGAAGTGATTTCAAATGTAGCGGTAGGGTGGGTGGCTGCATCAAAAAAGTCTGCTGACTGCAGATGGCCATGAAGCTTACCATAATCCTCAGAACCTGCTTCCAGGTCATGGATCTCCAGCTTAGTGATATCAAAGCTGATTTTTCCACCGGCGATTGTCTCACCTTGGGTAGTAAGAGTGCCTTCCACAGCAGGGATTATACCGTTGTGCTGTCCAGCAGGTTTGTAACCAGTCCAGGCAATAGTACTTGCTCCTGTATCAACAGTTAAGGTAGTGCCTTCTGCCTGAGCTACTTCCTTTGCGTCAGTTGCTTCGACGGTGTCCCCTGATTTGCCACAGGCAAATGCCATAAGGGCTGCTGCTAGAATTAAGCCTGATTGTTTGATTGCTTTCATTGTGATGAGTTTAGATTCTATTTTAAATGTATATACATGCAAACTCAAATTTTGCCAAAAAGTTCGTTACTCAAAAGAAAAAGTGAAACTTTGTTTCTGATTAATCAATAATTAAATCGTTTTAAGCTTTAGGATAATGGCATTTCTACTAGAAGTAAACGGGAAAAAGCCGATAGTTGGTGACAGCTGTTGGCTGGCACCAAATGCCACTGTAACGGGTGACGTAATCATGGGGAATAACTGCACGGTATGGTTCAATGCCGTGGTCCGTGGGGACGTGCATGAGATCCGTATAGGCAATGATACCAACATCCAAGATGGGGCGGTGATACACTGTACTTATCAAAAGGCAGGAACTTATATCGGAAATCAGGTATCCATAGCCCACAACGCGGTTGTACATGGATGTACTATACACGATAGAGTGCTGATAGGGATGGGGGCAATAGTAATGGATGGGGCAGTAGTGCACTCCGGTGCAGTGATTGCAGCCGGAGCGGTGGTACTGGCTAATACGATAGTAGAAGCGAATTCGATTTATGCAGGTATGCCCGCCAAGAAAGTCAAAGATACCGGGGAAGCGATGGATGAAGTGATTTCCAGAACAGCCAAGAACTATCCGATGTATGCCAGCTGGTATTCCTCCGAAACAAAGGAAGAATGAGTAGGAACTGTCTTAAAGTGCCTGCCCATTGTCGTCAGCCTGAGCGAAATCTCTCTGTAGGCCTATAGGCTAGTTTTTAAACTCCATGCCATCGTGATCCAAACTGTTCACTTTACTCCATACTTCTCCTCTTAAGGCTTATGTGAGAGTACCGCGAAGGATTTAGATGGTACTTATTTTTTCCAGTTTGCCGGGTCTTCTCTCCATTCAGTTAGTGAGGCCAAGGCATCGTTTGTAATGTAGTTTCTCTTTACGGCCCTAGGCAGCATCGCTTCATAGTGGCTAAGGCAGATTAGCTTCACATTGGCTTTATCAAAATTTTGCGCAGCTACATCAAAGCCGTAGCTGAAGATGGCAACCATTCCGAGCACTTCAAAGCCGGCATCAATCAGGTCTTGGGTAGCTTTCAGGGAGCTGCCGCCTGTAGAGACTAGGTCTTCCACTACGACCACTTTTTGGCCTGGCACCACTTTGCCTTCGATCATATTTTCCATGCCATGTCCTTTAGGCTTTGATCTGACGTAGATAAAGGGAAGATCCAGCTCATTTGCCAGCAAAGAACCCTGAGGAATCCCGGCAGTTGCCACTCCGGCGATAGCTTCGACATGAGGGAAATAATGTTGGATACATCTTACCAACTGGTCTTTTATGAGGGTTCTCACCTCAGGAAAAGACAGTGAGAGTCTGTTGTCACAATAAATAGGTGATTTCCATCCGGAGGCCCAGGTGAAGGGCTTTTCTGGCTGTAAGCGGATAGCCTGGATTTCCAATAATTTATCAGCTACTTCAGCAGCTACATTCGCGTCTAAAATTTCCATGGATCAAAATTAAGAGATTAACGCAGGTTAAGGTTGTAGCAAGGTAAAAAAATATGCACTTTTGGCATATTCCAACCATGCCTTTGATTCACCCATGAGAATCTTTGTGAACGACAAACCGTTTGACCTGATAAGCTACGAGGAGCTGAACCCGTCGAAGTCCTATGAGGCAGTTTACCACCAGCTGGATGAGCTTCCTGCCAATTTGCCCTGGAAAGATGATATTCTATTTCATGAGCCTTCCCATGACCTCATTATCCGACTGCTATACTTATTGCGCACAAGGAAGCTTAAGGATCTGGATTCAATCACCCTGGTGAGCAAGGATAAGGCTGCTCTGAAGAAATTCGTTAAAAGCCGCTTTTCCATCATCAAAGCTGCCGGAGGAGTGGTGTCCAAAAAAGGTGAAATCCTGTTGATATTCCGCTTGGGGAAATGGGATTTTCCCAAAGGAAAATTTGAGAAAGGGGAGACCCCAAAACAATGTGCGGTACGGGAAGTGGAGGAGGAATGTGCGGTAAAAGTGAAAGCTGGCGGTAAAATCTGCAATACCTGGCATACCTATACCCAGGACAGAAAAAGCATCCTGAAAAAGACCTATTGGTTTGAGATGGACTGTCTGAATGATGACCAGATGGCTCCCCAAAAAGAAGAAGGGATAGAGGATATCAGGTGGTTTTTAGAAGGTGACGCAAAAATCGCATTGGTAAACTCCTACCCATCGATGAGGTTCCTGTTCAAACAATACATAAAGAATCACCTGAAGGCTCAGACGTTGTAGGGAAGGAATTCTGCCACATCGCCTCCAAAGCGATGGACTTCCCGGATAATCGTGGAGCTGATAGCTGCATAGCGCGGAGAAGTGATCAGAAACACAGTTTCCAATTCATGGTTAAGATACCTGTTCATCTGGCTGATGGTGTTTTCATATTCAAAATCCGTGGTGTTTCTCAATCCCCGGATCAGGAATTGGGCGTCATGCTTTTTGGCCAGGGTGGAGGTTAGTTCATTATAGACGATGACTTTTACTTCAGGGGTGTTCTCATACACGCTTTTCACCTTGGATACCATGTCGTCTATGTCAAAATATCGTGTTTTTTTGCCGGAATTGTAGCCGATACCGATAATCACTTCGTCAAAAAGATTCAGACTTCTCATCACGATGTCGTGATGGCCCAGTGTGAAGGGATCGAATGAGCCTGGGAAAATGGCAATTTTTTTCATGTGATTATAATTGTTTTTTAGCGGTCACGTGGAAGCTCACATCATAGATCATCGTTTCAGTGTGTGTCGCTCTTGACATGCCTGCCTGTCCGGAAGGCAGGCTCGGTTTCATGTGCAATGAGTCTGATGTAAAGCTAAACGAAAAACCCTTCGCTTTCCATGCTTATATGAGATCTATCCGCAGCAGATGTTATGGCTTAGTCAAATTGCCAGTTTGTTTCAAATAAATTGATAGATTTCAAATGCTTAAACCCGTGTGTGTAGGTTTGGTTGGCATGGGCAGCTAAAAGCCGAAAATTATGGAAATACTCCTTCCCCCAATTTTCAGAAATACCACTTTCCTGGGTTGCCCCAAATATACTTATCCGCACAAGGTTCCTTTCAAACTTGAGTTGCTCTATAAGAATCAAGGCATACTTCAGAATATCCTCCTTTGACTCTATATCAAAAACATTGAACGCTGCCAGTTCTTGGTTGGAGAATGCGGCGGCATAGATATGCTTTCCTAAAATGCCGATGAGTATTTCCTGCCCTATGAGGTTAAATCTTTCTTTGAACAAGTAAGAAAGAAAAGATACAGCACCATGATGAAATGAAAGCTCAGAAAAACGTGCCTCGAGTGACTTTTTTAGTTTCTCGGAAACGCAGGAGACTACTTGCAGGTTATTGCTGTCCAGCCCAGTACTGAAATAGCTGGTATTGGCTGGTAGATCCAGTGCAAAATCCAAGTAAGAGGACTCTTGGCCAGGCTGGTAGAGTACTCCAGGTACCAAGCTGAATTCGGGCTGATGCAGATAAACAGTTGCGGGCAGATCCGTCCGTAACAATTGATCTGTGACAAGGAGTTGCTCCAGAGAACTCCATTCAAAACCTTCGTACAGGTTGATACAGATATTTGTCCGGTTCTTGTCCTTGGCAAAAATGAACAGGGACTCAGGGTACAAAAAAAGCGATAGGCTTGCTGTGTCTTCCACATCAAACCTATCACTTCTAAATACTTTCAGATTGCTTTCCAAAACAGGAGGTTTTATTTCCAGTTACCTTCAGTAGAGGCATCTGTTCTTGAACCTACTTTCAAGGCTTTTTCGTTGTTGTTCAATCTTCTGTTCGGGTTGACTGGGGCAGGGTCTCTGATCTCAAACACCGATATCTCATAAGAGTTTCTTTCTACCTTGCTAGCAAAGAATTCAAACTGTTTTCCGCCGGAACCAGGGACGGTTGCCAATGCATCTAGATTGAAGTTAGGGTATTTTCTTTCGTTGAACAGAGAGTCAATTACAGCTACAGAACCTAGCGTGTCATAGGTCACCGTAGTCTCTTCAGCGCCGTAATCAAGGATTTTGGTGGTTTCCTTTTTCTGAATAAGCCAAATTTCACCGGTTTGGATGAAGGTTTTCAGTTCATTCCAATCATTGGCATATCTTCCGTTAGAAGCTTGAAAAGCTAAGTTGGCATCTCTGAGCATTTGCAGCTTTTCGATGATTGCAGCTTCGATGAGAGCGATTCTTTTTTCTTCTTCAACTACGTCATCAACACCCTTCCATAGAAGGTAGCCAAGACCAATTGCCACTACGAAGAAAACCAAGGATAGTACTTTTGATAAATTCATTTGCTAAATTTTTAAGAATCTGGGTAAGGTTGAAGGTTATAAATCGTGCTATTTTAGAGAATTATTTCCAAAATTAAAATATCCCCGCAACAATACTAAGTCCTCGAGGGAATTAATTCCCCAAAAGATTTGATGAAGGGCGGCATGAGGCAATGACTGGATTTCAAATATACTCATCCATTTGACTTCTTCTATTATTTGGGAGTCATGATGAAGTTCTGGATCCATACCTCGGGCTAAGTTACCTCCAGTCCGCTCCACCCGGAAGAAATGTTCCATGGCATGTAGTGGGACATCAAGGTATTCATGGACGAAAAGATAGTCTTTTACTTTTATATGAAGACCTGTTTCTTCCAAAAATTCCCTTTTAAGGTTTTCCTCAGCCATATGACCAAAATGCATTCCCCCTCCGGGAACAGACCAGAAGTGTCGATCATATCCCATTAGATGCTTGATCATGAGTAGTTTATCGTCCTCTATCAAGATGCCATTGACCCTTGACCGAAGTTGATTTCCAAATTTTGCAGTGATTTCCTTGCTGATGTCCTTATTTGCCATTTACATTCGCTTCTATGGGTAAAGATAGCAAGCCTTTGTGGAGGCCTTCGGATTTTCTGGTGAATAAATTCCCTTTCGAACCTACTTTGGGGCAGCACACTTTTTTCAAGAAAATGGATGGGTTCCTCTTAAGTGATTCGGAGAAAAAGCAGGCTTTTGTCCTTCGGGGATATGCCGGTACAGGAAAGACCTCTGTGATTTCTGCTTTAGTACAGATTCTCCCCAAGCTCTCCCTGCGCTCTCTTTTACTGGCGCCTACAGGGCGAGCCGCCAAAGTGATGAGTAATTATAGCGGTAGGGCTGCTTTTACCATCCATAAAATCATCTATAAGCCAAAAGCCGAAGATGGTAGTTTGGGAGGGGGATTTATTCTTCAGAAAAACTATTACAAAGACACGGTATTTATCATCGATGAGTCTTCCATGCTTGCTGATGATGGGGGGATGTCGGGAAACTTGCTGGGTGACCTCATCAGCTATGTATTCCATGGACAGAACAACCGGTTGATCCTAGTTGGGGATACTGCCCAGCTTCCGCCTGTAGGCAGTGAATACAGTCCTGCACTGGAGGCTGATTATTTGCAGCGACACTATCGCCTCACCACAGATCAGGTAGAGCTGACGGAGGTAATGAGGCAGAAATTAGAATCGGGGATTCTATATAACGCCACCAATCTGCGACTGGAAATAGTCCGTGACGCACCCAAGATCCTGATCAGTACACAGACGTTCAAGGATACTTTCAAGATGACAGGAGAGCGTCTAGAGGATGGCTTGCGCTATGCCTATGATAAGTACGGGACAGAGAATACTACCATCGTGACCCGCTCCAATAAGGCTGCTGTACAATACAACCAATACATCCGTAGGGTTATCCACTTCTATGAGGATGAAATCAGCTCAGGAGATCTTCTGATGATAGTAAAGAATAACTATACCTATATGGCCGAATCAGAGAAGGTGAATTTCCTTGCTAACGGAGATATGGCGGAGGTTATGAAAATCCGGTCTTTCGAGGAGTTATATGGTTTGCGTTTTGCCACACTGGAGCTTAGGCTGCTGGATTATCCTGATGAGCCCAATTTTGAAGCAAAAGTGATTTTGGACACCCTGTATTCTCCAAGTCCTTCGTTGACGCGGGATCAATATAGAAGCCTGTACCAGCAGGTATCAGAGGATTACGCGGATATCGCAAGCAAGAAGGAGCGGATGGAGCTTATCAGAAAAGATCCTTACCTAAATGCCCTTCAGGTGAAGTTTGCTTATGCACTGACCTGTCACAAGGCTCAAGGAGGGCAGTGGAAGGCGGTTTTTGTAGATCAAGGCTACCTTACGGAAGATAAGGTGGATAGGGAGTTTGTGAGATGGCTCTATACCGCCATCACTCGGGCTACGGATGAGCTTTATCTGGTGAATTTCTCCCAGAGCTTCTTTGTGAAGCCTAAGGAATTGGATGGGGAGGAGATGAGAGATTTTTAGAACCAAGAACCAAGAACCAAGAAGCAAGATTTTAGAATCAAGAGTCACGATTAAAAGGATTAAGATAAAAGTTAGGGCTGGATTGAGAGTGGGGGTGTTGCCAGCACATTAGAAGG from Algoriphagus sp. NG3 encodes the following:
- a CDS encoding NUDIX hydrolase; this encodes MANKDISKEITAKFGNQLRSRVNGILIEDDKLLMIKHLMGYDRHFWSVPGGGMHFGHMAEENLKREFLEETGLHIKVKDYLFVHEYLDVPLHAMEHFFRVERTGGNLARGMDPELHHDSQIIEEVKWMSIFEIQSLPHAALHQIFWGINSLEDLVLLRGYFNFGNNSLK
- a CDS encoding YceI family protein, producing MKAIKQSGLILAAALMAFACGKSGDTVEATDAKEVAQAEGTTLTVDTGASTIAWTGYKPAGQHNGIIPAVEGTLTTQGETIAGGKISFDITKLEIHDLEAGSEDYGKLHGHLQSADFFDAATHPTATFEITSVEPFSSSDSVTDKDEFETEYTPSSDSELAPDAPTHWISGNLTMRGTTKNIKFPAAVSVTNGTAAVKAGFNIDRTDWGLSYGDEASATDKTKDKFIYNSVSIVLDTKAN
- a CDS encoding DUF3822 family protein, with translation MESNLKVFRSDRFDVEDTASLSLFLYPESLFIFAKDKNRTNICINLYEGFEWSSLEQLLVTDQLLRTDLPATVYLHQPEFSLVPGVLYQPGQESSYLDFALDLPANTSYFSTGLDSNNLQVVSCVSEKLKKSLEARFSELSFHHGAVSFLSYLFKERFNLIGQEILIGILGKHIYAAAFSNQELAAFNVFDIESKEDILKYALILIEQLKFERNLVRISIFGATQESGISENWGKEYFHNFRLLAAHANQTYTHGFKHLKSINLFETNWQFD
- the pyrE gene encoding orotate phosphoribosyltransferase; translated protein: MEILDANVAAEVADKLLEIQAIRLQPEKPFTWASGWKSPIYCDNRLSLSFPEVRTLIKDQLVRCIQHYFPHVEAIAGVATAGIPQGSLLANELDLPFIYVRSKPKGHGMENMIEGKVVPGQKVVVVEDLVSTGGSSLKATQDLIDAGFEVLGMVAIFSYGFDVAAQNFDKANVKLICLSHYEAMLPRAVKRNYITNDALASLTEWREDPANWKK
- a CDS encoding NUDIX hydrolase, yielding MRIFVNDKPFDLISYEELNPSKSYEAVYHQLDELPANLPWKDDILFHEPSHDLIIRLLYLLRTRKLKDLDSITLVSKDKAALKKFVKSRFSIIKAAGGVVSKKGEILLIFRLGKWDFPKGKFEKGETPKQCAVREVEEECAVKVKAGGKICNTWHTYTQDRKSILKKTYWFEMDCLNDDQMAPQKEEGIEDIRWFLEGDAKIALVNSYPSMRFLFKQYIKNHLKAQTL
- a CDS encoding gamma carbonic anhydrase family protein, translating into MAFLLEVNGKKPIVGDSCWLAPNATVTGDVIMGNNCTVWFNAVVRGDVHEIRIGNDTNIQDGAVIHCTYQKAGTYIGNQVSIAHNAVVHGCTIHDRVLIGMGAIVMDGAVVHSGAVIAAGAVVLANTIVEANSIYAGMPAKKVKDTGEAMDEVISRTAKNYPMYASWYSSETKEE
- the coaD gene encoding pantetheine-phosphate adenylyltransferase, translating into MKKIAIFPGSFDPFTLGHHDIVMRSLNLFDEVIIGIGYNSGKKTRYFDIDDMVSKVKSVYENTPEVKVIVYNELTSTLAKKHDAQFLIRGLRNTTDFEYENTISQMNRYLNHELETVFLITSPRYAAISSTIIREVHRFGGDVAEFLPYNV
- a CDS encoding ATP-dependent DNA helicase, translating into MGKDSKPLWRPSDFLVNKFPFEPTLGQHTFFKKMDGFLLSDSEKKQAFVLRGYAGTGKTSVISALVQILPKLSLRSLLLAPTGRAAKVMSNYSGRAAFTIHKIIYKPKAEDGSLGGGFILQKNYYKDTVFIIDESSMLADDGGMSGNLLGDLISYVFHGQNNRLILVGDTAQLPPVGSEYSPALEADYLQRHYRLTTDQVELTEVMRQKLESGILYNATNLRLEIVRDAPKILISTQTFKDTFKMTGERLEDGLRYAYDKYGTENTTIVTRSNKAAVQYNQYIRRVIHFYEDEISSGDLLMIVKNNYTYMAESEKVNFLANGDMAEVMKIRSFEELYGLRFATLELRLLDYPDEPNFEAKVILDTLYSPSPSLTRDQYRSLYQQVSEDYADIASKKERMELIRKDPYLNALQVKFAYALTCHKAQGGQWKAVFVDQGYLTEDKVDREFVRWLYTAITRATDELYLVNFSQSFFVKPKELDGEEMRDF